The segment GTTGAACTTTTCAATGTGTTTCCTATTGAACACGATGCACTTTGTTTAATCTATATTGCATCCTACAACGatgatatttatattaaattagaTAAATATATGTGGTGTATTTGTATCTACGAGCAATTTGAGTGGTCTCTATATTCCGAGaaatattcgttttcatattcgTGTCCGACCATATTCGATCCTTATTCGTATCCGCAATAAttcgtatttgtttccgtatccGGGTTATTCATATTCGTTTCTGTATCCTTCTAAGAATATAAAAACGAATACGGTAAGAGCATTATCCGTTCATATTCGctctgttttcacccctactcgACACAGACGTCGGAGGTCCGTGGTGATGGTAAGCACTAGTGCACAACATTAGAAATGCAAGTGGTCGACCCGCGAACCCACTAATTGGTCGTGTCGTGACCTGGCTTGCCACACCTAGATATACGAGTAAATCGACCTGTGAAGCCATTTATAAACTAAATTAGTAGGTAACCCATGAATTAATCCATGTACAATAACCCACTAATTTTAGGATTAAGATCATCTGCCTTTAAAGACACCATACCTTTATCACTTACATATGGTCTAGACCTATATGGCACATGCTTCGATGGTAGAGCAACCTGATCCCTAATTTTAAGTATCCCTACGCGGCAGCAAGCAGAGCGGCGGTCAGTTTCCATGGCTCTGCGCTCTCTTTCATCTTCTCTACGTGTCAGCTCATCGTCCGAAGCCAGCCTTACGTGGTCGACATGCACGTCGCCATGTGTTCGACATGCGTGTGCATGGATCATCTTCCTTTTCCCCTCTGCGCTCGGCGCCGCCTGGACCAGCTGAGAGCATCACCATCACCCCGACATGGATCCCGaccacgtcgtcgccgccaccggcggcggcggcggcgagcgagctgCCCACCAGTACCATGTCACTGACGACACCGATGCTGCCACGGCATCGGAagaagtcggcggcggcggctggcctcGCGCGCTGCTCCGGCGCGGGTGGGAGCTGGcagggaaggccgccgtcgccggcgccgccgcgacggccgctccggtcgtcgtcccGCCCGTCAtgctcctcaccgccgccggcctcgcgctgtccctccccttcgccgcctacctcgccaccctcgccgccacccaccgcctCATGGCCGCCCTCCTCCCACCCCACGAATccggcctcgacggcgccgccgtcgaacaAGAACTCCTCGACGCGTTCTACCATTTCAGCACAACAGATcaggaggaagacggcggcggcggcggcgtcggaatCGGAttggcatcgccgccgccatcggtgGATGAACCAGTTTCCTTCCAAGAATCATCTGTATCAAGAAATGGGGGAAAAATCGAGGACGGCACAACCAAGGAGACAGTGTCACTGACCACTGATGTTCCTGAATTTCCTGAATTGCCTGTGGTTGAGACAAGGGAAGAAGATGGAGTTATTCCTGTCCAGCAATTAGGCCAAGATCATCATCATACTCATGTATTGGACACAGGGGATAAAGCAGAGGAGTCTACCATTTCCAGTGTTTCCGGAACACCAGTTGAAATATTCACTGACAAAGACAATGTGGAGAAGGGAGTGGTCGAAGACACAGTAGTCGTCGAGGCCGCGGTAGTGGAACAATTGGCAAGCAATGCGGGTATCGTCGCGCAGGAGTTGGTCGACACGAACGTGGCGATTGTTGCTATTTCAGCGCCCGAAAACGAGGCGACGACACCGACGAGTGACCTTGTCGCTCGCGTGTCAGAGGAAGTTGTGGGAAGTTCATGTGATGGTGAGATGCAAGAAACCGCTGTGGTGGATGATACCATGAGGGAACTAAGTGATGCAAACATGGATGAAGATGTGCAACACCATGATCAAAGAGTTGTTTGTAGTTCTGTCTTGATGGCTTCTCCATTGGCTGTTGGTGATTATGAGGATGTAATGTCCAGCGGGAGCACACAAGACACCCCTGAAGTTTGTGATGAGACATCCCAGCCTGGTCAGGAGCATGATCAGTCTGATGGGTTTGAGGCAAAAGTAATTTCTGGGGACAAGGTGAGTcgattatacatatatactccaaTTATTTCCATAGTTAACTGATCACTTGGATCAAGAATGTTAATATAAACTTCTTTCTAGCTAATTAGACATAACACACATTGTACATGACACTTAAAATTTTTGTCACTCTAAaatatattgcatatttttttgagggaaaaaatatattgcatATGAGTATGATCACTACATCTGCCTGTTTGTTACCAAGGGCTGGCCTCATAAAAAGATTCCTTACAAACATGTTGAGTCAGTTGGCAATAGGACATTTccctccagaaaaaaaaaactaacaatgGCAGATGAAAATGGTTGGAACATGAACTGTTTACATGCAAAATATGCTACAATTTATCTAAATAGCTTGCTCCAGGACAATGGAACATGGCATTGACACATTATTACATCTTGAGCTTTTTTACAGTTTCTATGAAGGTACCGGAAAGATAAATTATGGGTACCATGTGAACTGCTTACTATGATTATCTCCTACAGTGTCTTGGGTAAAATAAAACTTGTTCCAGTGTAAATTAAATGGTCTCATAAACATGAATGGCAGAACACACAAACTTGTCTGTGAGTAACAATATCAATTGCAAATAATTGATAGTAACTGAATGTACAGTCCTTGCTGCTTATGTTCATGGTTTTAACTACAAACAATTGATAGTCCAATAGGAACATCGGCAGTGGCATGGTAGGCATTGTATCTCCTTCCATTCTTCAATgaagtaatttatttttattgttagcAGTAGTAAACTAGTAACTGCTGCTTGTTGTATGCCAATGATGGCAGGTCATATACCAACATGTTGCATAACAAGTGGAAAATCTACAGCTATTAGTTTCAAGACTTTGAATTGTACTGAATATACGTATAAAACTAAAACCAAGTTTTTGCTTTAGTACACTTGCAGACATAGTAGTGTCGAATTTTGGATCGGATTAGAAGGAGAGCGTTGCTCCCATCCAGCAACTTGTACCGGCAGGTACAAAGATAAATCCATCCGTCCATGTTAGAAGGGTATGATCGGGAAATACAGAAAGGAGTCGCGCCCTCGCTTTCTCCTTTTCGCTCTTTCTCTGTTTCCTCCCTCCGCGCAGCGCCGCTCCTTTTCGCTCTTTTTTCGTTTCCTCACTCCGCCTCAAACGGATCagatgccgccaccgccgcctcgcctcccacGAAgcacttcgccgccggccgcctcctacagatcagccgccgccaccgcctcgcttCCCACGGagcatctcgccgccgcctcaaacGGATCagccgccgccacaccgcctcctcccacgagcaagtcgccgccgacgaagcaACTCGCTGCCGACAAAGCACGAAGcaactcgccgccgcctcccacagATCGGATCAGAAAGGAATGGCTGAGATTTGGTAGAAAACCCTATTTCCCTCCCCTGGACACTCACACTCCTAcgcgaaaaaacaaatttaccCTTCCACCACTCGAAATATTCTGGTACCTCCTCATGGGCAAATTTGTACCTGGAGGTACCACTTATTTTCCACCGCCCGATTTCGCTGATTGAATGGCTGAGATTTGGTACCAGACAGTACCGATGGTACCTGCTGGATTGGAGCAAAACTCTTAGAAGGAACATTCTTTGCAAATAA is part of the Oryza glaberrima chromosome 12, OglaRS2, whole genome shotgun sequence genome and harbors:
- the LOC127756462 gene encoding uncharacterized protein LOC127756462 — its product is MDPDHVVAATGGGGGERAAHQYHVTDDTDAATASEEVGGGGWPRALLRRGWELAGKAAVAGAAATAAPVVVPPVMLLTAAGLALSLPFAAYLATLAATHRLMAALLPPHESGLDGAAVEQELLDAFYHFSTTDQEEDGGGGGVGIGLASPPPSVDEPVSFQESSVSRNGGKIEDGTTKETVSLTTDVPEFPELPVVETREEDGVIPVQQLGQDHHHTHVLDTGDKAEESTISSVSGTPVEIFTDKDNVEKGVVEDTVVVEAAVVEQLASNAGIVAQELVDTNVAIVAISAPENEATTPTSDLVARVSEEVVGSSCDGEMQETAVVDDTMRELSDANMDEDVQHHDQRVVCSSVLMASPLAVGDYEDVMSSGSTQDTPEVCDETSQPGQEHDQSDGFEAKVISGDKDLYTEEHVRQQLETLRTITGYRSPFSSTLEGELAALYLFIGVEPPVSSRNASDLMEINAKLRLLKSIVGVD